One genomic segment of Cellulophaga sp. HaHaR_3_176 includes these proteins:
- the gltB gene encoding glutamate synthase large subunit translates to MTWKKQGLYLPEFEHENCGAGFICNLNGEKNNQIIHDALEILVKLEHRGGVSSDGKTGDGAGLLIDIPHAYFKRVCDFEIPEQRKYAIGMTFLPKNKNQYKHCKAEFEKEIKAQGLDILGWRKVPVDSSQLGEIALASEPNTEQIFIAQGDLEENIFRAKLYMARKIAEHSIRNSKMSESNYFYLSSLSNTTLIYKGIIMPEDIGPYYTDLQQPDLVTRLALVHQRFSTNTMPTWELAQPFRFLCQNGEINTLRGNVSRMRVREEIMKSGIFGDQIEKLFPIILPGKSDSASMDMSVELLTLTGRSLPEVMMMTIPEAWEKHATMSEERKAFYEYNSCIMEPWDGPASVPFTDGDYIGALLDRNGLRPSRYTVTKSGKLIMSSEVGVVDIDPADVKSHGRLEPGKMFLVDMNEGRIIDDEEIKNKIVSERPYQKWLKENSLQLKDVPNTNSACPIETLDLNTRQRLYNYTIEDIQEVIVPMAQVGKEALGSMGIDTPLAVLSNNPQIISNYFKQLFAQVTNPPLDGIREEVVTDISLALGHDKNIFDITPEQCKKLKIQNPVISNNDLEKIRNIDINGFKAETIEMLYQKDKGMNGLEDALENIIISITKAVDKGVNIIILSDRGAKKGLAPIPSLLACSYVHHQMNRLRKRSYFDIVIESAEPREPHHFATLFGYGASAVNPYMVNEIIRLQVKEGFIELDEQKAVDNFNKAIGKGILKVMNKIGISTLHSYRGSQIFEIVGFNSSFVEKYFPYTASRIEGIGLYEIEKEINERYKHAYPDTSIDKRLGLNIGGEYRWRRNGENHLFNPTTVAKLQQAVRLNDQDSYDVYKNAINEQSKNLLTIRGLFEFNNLDPIPLEEVEPWTEIVKRFKTGAMSYGSISREAHENLAIAMNRLGGKSNSGEGGEDRRRFQPDANGDNRNSAIKQVASGRFGVTSHYLSSAKEIQIKMAQGAKPGEGGQLPGHKVLPWIAETRNSTPFVGLISPPPHHDIYSIEDLAQLIYDLKNANRDARINVKLVSEVGVGTIAAGVSKAKADVVLISGYDGGTGASPLTSLKHAGLPWELGLAEAQQTLVLNNLRSRIVIECDGQLKTGRDVAIATLLGAEEFGFATAPLVASGCIMMRKCHLNTCPVGIATQDKDLRKNFKGTPEHVINFFYYVANELREIMAQLGFRTMDEMVGQTQKINTNKAIKHYKAKGLDLSAILYQPADYKNYTVKNTEKQDHNLDNVIDFQIFKDAHAAIFRKEVTSLNYKIKNTDRSVGAILSHEISKIYGHLGLPEDTLKLNFKGSAGQSFGVFGAHGITFTVEGNTNDYLGKGLSGAKIIVKKPVESDFIAEHNIIVGNVCLFGAVQGEAYINGIAGERFAVRNSGATAVVEGLGDHGCEYMTGGKIVVLGDTGRNFAAGMSGGYAYVLNTTGKFTNGLCNEETVDFDPIYEEDALELKELIQKHVAHTNSNRGAEILADWENSLAKFVKVMPKEYKVALERIANEEPMVEELTVS, encoded by the coding sequence ATGACGTGGAAAAAACAGGGTTTATACCTACCGGAATTTGAGCATGAAAACTGTGGAGCAGGTTTTATATGCAACCTTAATGGAGAAAAGAACAATCAAATTATTCACGACGCATTAGAAATCTTAGTAAAATTAGAACACCGTGGTGGGGTTAGCTCTGATGGAAAAACAGGAGATGGTGCTGGATTATTAATCGATATTCCACATGCTTACTTTAAAAGAGTATGTGATTTTGAAATACCTGAGCAAAGAAAATACGCTATAGGTATGACATTTTTACCTAAAAATAAAAATCAATACAAGCATTGTAAAGCTGAATTTGAAAAAGAAATAAAAGCACAAGGTTTAGATATTTTAGGCTGGAGAAAGGTTCCTGTAGATTCTTCTCAATTAGGAGAAATAGCTTTAGCGTCAGAACCTAATACTGAACAAATTTTTATTGCCCAAGGAGATTTAGAAGAAAACATATTTAGAGCTAAGCTATATATGGCTCGTAAAATTGCAGAACATTCTATTCGCAATTCTAAAATGTCAGAATCTAATTATTTCTACTTATCTAGTTTATCAAACACAACACTTATATATAAAGGTATAATAATGCCTGAAGATATAGGTCCATATTATACCGATTTACAACAACCTGATTTAGTTACTAGACTAGCTTTAGTTCATCAAAGATTTTCTACTAACACAATGCCTACTTGGGAATTAGCACAACCATTCAGGTTTTTATGTCAGAACGGAGAAATAAACACTTTAAGAGGTAACGTATCTAGAATGCGTGTTCGTGAAGAAATCATGAAATCTGGAATATTTGGAGATCAGATAGAAAAACTTTTCCCAATTATTTTACCAGGTAAGTCTGATTCTGCCTCAATGGATATGTCTGTTGAATTGTTAACATTAACAGGCCGATCTTTGCCAGAGGTTATGATGATGACAATTCCTGAAGCATGGGAGAAGCACGCTACAATGTCTGAAGAAAGAAAAGCGTTCTATGAATACAACTCTTGTATTATGGAACCATGGGATGGCCCTGCATCTGTACCTTTTACAGATGGAGATTACATAGGAGCTTTATTAGATAGAAATGGATTAAGACCCTCTCGTTATACAGTAACAAAAAGTGGTAAATTAATCATGTCTTCTGAGGTTGGTGTTGTTGATATCGATCCTGCTGATGTAAAAAGTCACGGTCGTTTAGAGCCTGGAAAAATGTTCTTGGTTGACATGAATGAAGGAAGAATCATTGATGATGAAGAAATAAAGAATAAGATTGTATCTGAAAGACCTTATCAAAAATGGTTAAAAGAAAACAGCTTACAATTAAAAGATGTACCGAATACAAACTCAGCTTGCCCAATTGAAACGTTAGACTTAAACACAAGACAACGTTTATATAATTACACTATTGAAGATATTCAAGAAGTTATTGTCCCTATGGCACAAGTAGGCAAAGAAGCTTTAGGCTCAATGGGTATTGATACACCTTTAGCTGTACTTTCTAATAATCCACAAATAATATCTAATTATTTTAAGCAATTATTTGCCCAAGTAACAAACCCTCCTTTAGATGGTATTAGAGAAGAAGTTGTTACTGATATTAGCCTTGCATTGGGTCATGACAAAAATATTTTTGACATTACACCTGAGCAATGTAAAAAATTAAAAATTCAAAATCCTGTAATCTCTAATAACGATTTAGAGAAAATCAGAAATATAGACATTAATGGTTTCAAAGCTGAAACTATTGAAATGCTATATCAGAAGGATAAAGGAATGAATGGTTTAGAGGATGCTCTTGAAAATATAATCATTAGCATTACTAAAGCCGTTGATAAAGGAGTAAATATTATTATTCTTTCTGATAGAGGTGCTAAAAAAGGCCTAGCTCCTATCCCATCATTATTAGCATGTTCTTATGTTCATCATCAAATGAATCGCTTACGTAAGCGATCTTATTTTGATATTGTAATAGAATCTGCTGAACCTCGCGAACCACATCATTTTGCTACATTATTTGGTTATGGTGCATCTGCTGTTAACCCTTATATGGTAAATGAAATTATTCGTTTACAAGTAAAGGAAGGTTTTATTGAATTAGATGAGCAGAAAGCTGTAGATAACTTCAATAAAGCAATTGGAAAAGGGATTTTAAAAGTCATGAATAAAATCGGAATCTCTACATTACATTCATATAGAGGTTCTCAAATTTTTGAAATTGTTGGTTTCAACTCTAGTTTCGTTGAAAAATATTTCCCTTACACAGCTTCAAGAATTGAAGGTATTGGCTTATATGAAATAGAGAAAGAGATTAACGAAAGATACAAACACGCATATCCTGACACTTCTATCGACAAACGCCTAGGCTTAAACATTGGCGGAGAATATAGATGGAGACGTAATGGTGAAAATCACCTATTTAACCCAACGACAGTTGCAAAACTCCAGCAAGCGGTTAGATTAAATGATCAAGATTCTTACGATGTTTATAAAAATGCAATTAACGAACAGTCTAAAAACCTACTTACAATTCGTGGTTTATTTGAATTTAATAACTTAGATCCAATTCCTCTAGAAGAAGTAGAACCATGGACAGAAATTGTTAAACGTTTTAAAACAGGTGCAATGTCATACGGTTCTATTTCTCGTGAAGCCCATGAGAATTTAGCAATCGCAATGAACCGTTTAGGCGGTAAATCTAACTCAGGAGAAGGTGGAGAAGATAGAAGACGTTTTCAGCCCGATGCAAATGGTGACAACAGAAATTCTGCTATTAAACAAGTTGCTTCAGGGCGTTTCGGAGTAACATCTCATTACCTTAGTTCTGCTAAGGAGATTCAAATTAAAATGGCTCAAGGAGCTAAACCAGGTGAAGGTGGTCAATTACCAGGTCACAAAGTACTACCTTGGATAGCAGAAACAAGAAACTCTACTCCCTTTGTAGGTTTAATTTCTCCTCCTCCTCACCATGATATTTATTCAATTGAAGATTTAGCTCAATTAATTTACGATTTAAAAAATGCAAATCGTGATGCTAGAATTAACGTGAAATTAGTATCTGAAGTAGGTGTTGGTACTATTGCAGCTGGTGTATCTAAAGCAAAAGCTGACGTTGTATTAATTTCTGGTTATGATGGTGGTACAGGAGCTTCTCCTTTAACATCATTAAAACATGCAGGATTACCTTGGGAACTTGGTTTAGCAGAAGCACAACAGACTTTAGTATTAAACAACTTAAGATCAAGAATAGTAATCGAGTGTGATGGACAATTGAAAACAGGTCGTGATGTTGCTATAGCTACATTATTAGGAGCTGAAGAATTTGGTTTCGCAACTGCTCCATTAGTTGCCTCTGGTTGTATTATGATGCGTAAATGTCATTTAAACACTTGCCCAGTTGGTATAGCAACTCAAGATAAAGACTTAAGAAAAAACTTTAAAGGTACTCCTGAGCATGTAATTAATTTCTTTTACTACGTTGCTAACGAATTAAGAGAAATTATGGCACAACTAGGTTTCCGTACTATGGATGAAATGGTTGGTCAAACTCAGAAAATTAACACTAATAAAGCTATTAAACATTATAAAGCAAAAGGATTAGATTTATCTGCCATACTATATCAACCAGCAGATTATAAAAATTATACAGTAAAAAATACCGAAAAACAAGATCATAATTTAGATAATGTAATTGATTTTCAAATTTTCAAAGATGCTCATGCAGCAATCTTTAGAAAAGAAGTTACAAGCTTAAATTATAAAATAAAGAATACTGATAGATCTGTAGGAGCTATTTTATCACATGAAATTTCTAAAATATATGGCCACTTAGGCTTGCCTGAAGATACATTAAAGTTAAACTTTAAAGGTTCTGCAGGGCAAAGCTTTGGAGTGTTTGGTGCTCATGGTATTACTTTCACTGTAGAAGGTAATACAAATGATTACTTAGGAAAAGGATTATCCGGAGCTAAAATAATTGTAAAGAAGCCAGTAGAGTCAGATTTTATTGCTGAACATAATATTATTGTAGGTAATGTTTGTTTATTCGGAGCCGTACAAGGAGAAGCGTATATTAACGGTATTGCAGGAGAAAGATTTGCTGTTCGTAATTCAGGAGCCACAGCAGTTGTCGAAGGACTTGGAGATCATGGTTGTGAATATATGACAGGAGGTAAAATTGTTGTTTTAGGTGATACTGGACGAAATTTTGCAGCAGGAATGAGTGGTGGATATGCTTATGTACTAAATACTACTGGCAAATTCACAAATGGATTATGTAACGAAGAAACTGTAGATTTTGATCCTATCTACGAAGAAGATGCTTTAGAATTAAAAGAATTAATACAGAAGCATGTAGCACACACCAATAGTAATAGAGGTGCTGAAATTTTAGCAGACTGGGAAAATAGTCTAGCTAAGTTTGTAAAAGTAATGCCTAAAGAGTACAAAGTAGCTCTAGAGCGTATTGCAAATGAAGAACCAATGGTCGAAGAATTAACTGTATCGTAA